The following proteins come from a genomic window of Bartonella apihabitans:
- a CDS encoding outer membrane protein assembly factor BamD encodes MTKLNSCFMDAGANKSTILRKVIIGLMLGSVCLTAGCSKKDKDVDLTSYVDKIDPPDVLYNQALANLDAGRLSEAAKKFEAVDRQHPYTEWARKSLVMGAFTNYRKGNYDEAVNMAKRYIALYPTSEEAAYAYYIIGLSYFRQIPDITRDQKDTKRAIAAMQEVVDRYPNSEYVDDAKTKIRFGREQLAGKEMQIGRYYQERKQYLSAIKRYRTVVEEYSNTNQIEEALYRLTEANYALGLTSEAQTAAAVLGQNYPESKWYKDAFNLLQKGGVAPQENKGSWISRALNKTGLKKGS; translated from the coding sequence ATGACGAAGTTGAATTCGTGTTTTATGGATGCTGGAGCAAACAAATCCACTATCTTGCGTAAAGTCATTATCGGGCTGATGCTTGGCAGCGTGTGCCTGACAGCCGGTTGTTCGAAAAAAGATAAGGATGTCGATCTGACATCCTATGTCGATAAAATCGACCCTCCGGATGTTCTTTATAATCAGGCTCTGGCTAATCTGGATGCCGGTCGTTTAAGCGAAGCTGCAAAAAAATTCGAGGCGGTTGATCGTCAGCATCCTTACACCGAATGGGCACGCAAGTCTCTTGTCATGGGGGCTTTCACCAATTACCGTAAAGGCAATTATGACGAAGCGGTCAATATGGCCAAGCGTTATATTGCTCTTTATCCGACATCCGAGGAAGCCGCTTACGCTTATTACATTATCGGCCTGTCATATTTCCGGCAGATTCCCGATATTACGCGTGACCAGAAAGATACCAAACGCGCAATTGCCGCTATGCAGGAAGTTGTCGACCGCTATCCTAATTCGGAATATGTCGATGATGCCAAAACCAAGATACGTTTCGGACGTGAACAACTTGCCGGTAAAGAAATGCAGATCGGCCGTTATTATCAGGAACGCAAACAATATCTTTCGGCTATCAAGCGTTATCGTACTGTGGTTGAAGAATATTCCAATACCAACCAGATCGAGGAAGCACTCTACCGTTTGACAGAAGCAAACTATGCTTTGGGTCTGACCTCGGAAGCGCAAACGGCTGCTGCCGTTCTTGGACAAAACTATCCGGAAAGCAAATGGTATAAGGATGCCTTCAATTTGCTGCAAAAGGGTGGTGTAGCTCCACAGGAAAACAAAGGTTCGTGGATATCCCGTGCATTGAATAAAACCGGGCTGAAAAAAGGTTCCTGA